In Magnetospirillum sp. XM-1, a single window of DNA contains:
- a CDS encoding caspase family protein, which translates to MERRNVQVVELVPEAKARSTRALLGGRYESPRGVLTLAVAKELDGELHQFESYDEATVQVKSKAPDPVKFLLTGPFAALSAVLAPQDTGQILQGSKEALVGSELARRENVVARTGGEGKPLGRQGTSRIPWGGARVQLGLEDAPPRDVTADADGNLNVALYELVADPGTLQNRDSILVRAAVSLNGARTETSITLAQADVVKLRQLTAAYAAEQGRGSARTSDFTAAARHFRLGAELGDADAQMLLANLYRDGRGLPQNHAESLRWMTRAAQQGEAEAQLALAELLSSGGGGQRDEVQAYVWASLAAARLGDKQRGRAVSKRDSIARHLGARDLAEAQSLAAAFTPTSENTVTLAAGPPGGAEVQADPVPPLDPSRIKGTRKPNAVALIIGVEEYQRLPAAQFAARDARVFRDFAVNGIGIAPDRVKLLVGADARLLDIQKALDTWLAPEIKDGATDVYVFFSGHGLASENGRNLYLFPYDGDRALLEKSAIDRAATIDTILKAGARSLTLFLDTCYSGGTRGNDTQIADIRPVIIRTRDGEVPSPAAVLAASRNDQWSSSFAAARHGLFSYYLMRGLMGEADADGDHRITLGELHAYAERHVRREASRKGREQTPVLVGGGDKLLVAW; encoded by the coding sequence GTGGAGCGGCGCAACGTCCAGGTGGTGGAATTGGTGCCCGAGGCCAAGGCCCGCTCGACGCGGGCCTTGCTGGGCGGGCGCTATGAGTCGCCGCGCGGCGTTCTGACCCTGGCGGTGGCCAAGGAGCTGGACGGTGAGCTGCATCAGTTCGAAAGCTATGACGAGGCCACCGTTCAGGTGAAGTCCAAGGCCCCCGATCCGGTCAAATTCCTGCTTACCGGGCCGTTCGCCGCCTTGTCGGCGGTGCTGGCTCCCCAGGACACCGGCCAGATTCTGCAAGGCAGCAAGGAGGCCCTGGTGGGTTCCGAATTGGCCCGCAGGGAGAATGTGGTGGCCCGCACCGGCGGCGAGGGCAAGCCGCTGGGCCGCCAGGGAACCAGCCGCATCCCCTGGGGCGGCGCCCGTGTCCAGCTGGGATTGGAGGACGCGCCGCCGCGCGACGTCACCGCCGATGCCGACGGCAATCTGAATGTCGCCCTCTATGAACTGGTCGCCGATCCCGGAACCTTGCAAAACAGGGACAGCATCCTGGTCCGCGCGGCGGTCAGTCTGAACGGCGCACGGACCGAGACCAGCATCACCCTGGCGCAAGCGGATGTCGTCAAGCTGCGCCAGTTGACCGCCGCCTATGCCGCCGAACAGGGGCGCGGCTCTGCCCGCACCTCCGACTTCACCGCCGCCGCCCGGCATTTCCGCCTGGGGGCGGAACTGGGCGATGCCGACGCCCAGATGCTGCTGGCCAATCTCTATCGCGACGGCCGGGGGCTGCCGCAGAACCATGCGGAATCCCTGCGCTGGATGACCCGCGCCGCCCAGCAGGGCGAGGCCGAGGCGCAATTAGCCTTGGCCGAGCTGTTGTCGTCGGGTGGTGGGGGACAGCGGGACGAGGTTCAGGCCTATGTCTGGGCCTCGCTGGCCGCCGCCCGGCTGGGCGACAAGCAACGCGGCCGGGCTGTCTCAAAGCGTGACAGCATCGCCCGCCATCTGGGCGCCCGTGATCTGGCCGAGGCTCAATCCTTGGCAGCCGCCTTCACGCCCACATCCGAGAACACCGTCACCCTGGCTGCCGGGCCGCCGGGCGGCGCCGAGGTCCAGGCCGATCCGGTTCCGCCCCTGGACCCGTCGCGCATCAAGGGAACCCGCAAGCCCAACGCCGTCGCCCTGATCATCGGGGTGGAGGAGTATCAGCGCCTGCCCGCCGCCCAGTTCGCCGCCCGTGATGCCCGTGTCTTCCGCGACTTCGCGGTCAACGGAATCGGCATCGCCCCCGATCGGGTCAAGCTGCTGGTTGGCGCCGATGCCCGTCTGCTGGACATCCAGAAGGCGCTGGACACCTGGCTGGCGCCGGAGATCAAGGACGGCGCCACCGACGTCTATGTCTTCTTCTCCGGCCATGGGCTGGCCTCGGAGAACGGCCGCAACCTCTACCTCTTTCCCTATGACGGCGACCGGGCCTTGCTGGAGAAAAGCGCCATCGACCGCGCCGCCACCATCGACACCATCCTGAAAGCCGGGGCCAGGTCGCTGACCCTGTTCCTCGACACCTGCTATTCCGGCGGCACGCGCGGCAACGACACCCAGATCGCCGATATCCGCCCCGTCATCATCCGCACCCGGGATGGCGAGGTCCCCAGCCCTGCCGCCGTGCTGGCCGCGTCGCGCAACGACCAGTGGTCATCCTCCTTCGCCGCCGCCCGCCACGGCCTGTTCAGCTATTACCTGATGCGCGGCCTGATGGGCGAGGCCGATGCCGATGGCGACCACCGCATCACCCTGGGCGAGCTTCACGCCTATGCCGAACGCCACGTCCGCCGCGAAGCCAGCCGCAAGGGCCGCGAGCAGACCCCGGTGCTGGTGGGAGGTGGGGATAAGTTGCTGGTGGCGTGGTGA
- a CDS encoding adenylyl-sulfate kinase, with translation MMKLSENDVDHGMGVVVWITGLSGSGKSTLGHGVCRALRAEGAAVVYLDGDVLREILGAVDAYSLEERRALASTYARMCKVLAEQGLNVVCATISMYHSVREWNREHIPGYVEVYLRVPMAELRRRDPKGLYARGVNMAGLDMPFEEPEAPDLVIDNFGITDVVRAERLILDLLGKGQT, from the coding sequence ATGATGAAGTTGTCGGAGAATGATGTGGATCATGGCATGGGGGTAGTTGTGTGGATAACGGGCCTGTCGGGCTCTGGTAAAAGTACGCTAGGACACGGGGTCTGCCGGGCCTTGCGCGCGGAAGGGGCGGCAGTCGTCTATCTGGACGGGGATGTTCTGCGCGAGATTCTGGGAGCGGTTGATGCTTATTCACTAGAAGAACGCCGCGCCCTAGCTAGTACCTATGCCCGGATGTGTAAGGTGCTGGCCGAGCAGGGGCTTAACGTGGTCTGCGCGACCATCTCCATGTACCACTCTGTGCGTGAATGGAACCGGGAGCATATCCCTGGCTATGTGGAGGTTTATCTGCGGGTGCCTATGGCCGAATTAAGGCGCCGGGATCCCAAGGGACTCTATGCTCGTGGGGTCAACATGGCTGGGCTTGATATGCCGTTTGAGGAGCCTGAAGCCCCAGACTTGGTTATTGATAATTTTGGCATTACAGATGTTGTGCGGGCTGAACGCTTAATTCTTGATCTGCTTGGGAAGGGGCAAACATGA
- a CDS encoding helix-turn-helix domain-containing protein produces the protein MQVVKKETLLDRWLLQGEMAWDKRLNDAARRIGWFLLNRVNQDTGTCWPSYECLAEEKTLA, from the coding sequence ATGCAGGTTGTAAAGAAGGAAACCCTGCTGGATCGCTGGCTATTGCAGGGCGAGATGGCCTGGGACAAGCGTTTGAACGATGCAGCACGGCGAATCGGCTGGTTTTTGCTGAATCGCGTCAACCAGGACACCGGGACGTGCTGGCCCAGTTATGAATGCCTGGCCGAGGAGAAAACTCTCGCTTGA
- a CDS encoding histidine phosphatase family protein, with translation METLIWLVRHGKSARGFDQAEDPDLSELGHTQAEAVARQLNIHIQPCAVLASRFLRAQSTAKPLAALWERSVIISPEIDEIPAPTWMTGVNLPQRRPWLDVMLTESYGALDPTIESWRSSLLGFVSRLSAPTVLFTHYLTINALVGAAMEDLRTVVIDPGYCEVVTLRVNEGRVELL, from the coding sequence ATGGAAACGCTAATTTGGTTGGTCCGCCATGGAAAGTCTGCGCGGGGGTTCGATCAGGCCGAGGATCCCGACCTTTCTGAGTTAGGGCACACCCAGGCCGAGGCAGTGGCTAGGCAACTTAACATCCATATTCAGCCTTGCGCTGTTTTAGCATCTAGGTTCCTGCGCGCCCAGAGCACTGCAAAGCCACTGGCTGCGTTATGGGAGCGATCTGTGATCATCTCGCCGGAAATCGATGAGATTCCCGCTCCTACTTGGATGACTGGGGTTAATCTACCCCAACGACGTCCTTGGTTGGACGTAATGCTGACCGAGAGCTACGGCGCTTTGGATCCGACAATCGAGTCGTGGCGCTCCTCGTTATTAGGCTTTGTGAGTAGACTATCGGCACCGACGGTGCTGTTTACCCACTATCTCACTATCAATGCCCTAGTGGGCGCGGCTATGGAAGATCTGAGGACGGTAGTGATCGATCCCGGGTATTGCGAGGTAGTTACGCTGCGAGTTAATGAGGGGCGTGTTGAATTGTTGTGA